The Chordicoccus furentiruminis DNA window CACCCATCCTGTGCGCCTTCGCCGTCATCCGGCGGACCTTGCGGTCCACATAGGAATAGCTCTTATCCGAAATCAGTCCCATGATCGGCAGTTCCAGCGTGTCGAAGACTTCCCCGTTCTCGACGATCGTGTACCCGCCGTGGACCCGTTCCAGTTCCCTTACAGCCGTCAGGATATCCTCGTCCGATGAACCGATCGCGATGATGTTGTGGCTGTCGTGGGAGACCGAGGAAGCGATCGCGCCGTTTTTGAGGCCGAAGCCTCTCACCACGCCGGCGCCGATCTTTCCGGTCGCCTTATGCCGTTCAAACGCCGCGATCTTGTCCAGCTCTCCGTCCGGCGCGAACAGCCCGTCCGGCCCCGCGGGCAGCACAAGATCCTCCCGCTCGGTCAGAATCTGCCCCGGAATCATACGGATCACCGGGAACATTCCGCCGTCCGCCCGGATCTTCAGCTTCTCCGGATCGATCACGCCGAGATGCACCGTATCCAGAAGCTGCGGCGGACAGGGCTTCGGACGGACCTTCAGCATGTCGTCGATCCGGTGTCCTTTGTAGAAGACCATCTGGGCGTTGAATTCCTTGATGGAATCCCAGACGACCAGATCCGCGTCATACCCGGGCGCGACCGCGCCGGTCCGGCGCAGCCCATAGCAGCGCGCCGGCTGAATCGTCGCCATCTTGACCGCCGCGATCGGGCTGATCCCCATACTGACCGCCTTGCGCACGTTGTGGTCGATGTCGCCCTCCCGGCCGATGTCCTCGATGTGCTTGTCGTCGGTGCAGAAGCAGAAACCTTCGGTGTTCGTGTTGTTCTCCACGATTCCTTTCACGATCATCTCGAGATTCCGCGCCGCGCTGCCCTCCCGGATGTGGCAGGTCATGCCCATCGAGCGCTCCTTCATCACATACTCGTAGGTTGTTCCCTCATGATCCGTGGTGATGCCCGCCATCACATAGGCCGCCATCTGCTCGTCCGTAAGACCCGGCGCGTGGCCGTCCTTCACCTTCCCGTCGAAGAGCTCGATCTTCTCGTTCATCGCGGGATCCCCGTTGATGACGGACATGCAGTCCATCACCTCGCCGAGTCCCAGTACACGGCGGTTCTTCAGATACGGCGCCATCTTCCCGGCCGTCAGAATGAAGCCGTTGTCGTCGATCGCGGTCGCCGGAACACAGCTCGCCATCATCACATAGACATGCGCCGGCGAATCCTTTGTCTGCTCCAGAAGATAGTCGATGCCGTCCGTTCCGGAGACATTGGCCGCCTCATGGGGATCCACCATAAACGTCGTCGTCCCGTGCTGCGCCGCCTTGGCGATCAGTACCTGGGGATTGACCATCGTCGATTCAAGATGCAGGTGCGCGTCGATGAAGCCGCTTGTCAGGTACTGCCCGTAAAGATCAATCTCTTCCTTTCCCTCGTAATCGCCGATTCCGACGATCATTCCGTTGGTGATCGCCACATTTCCTTCCTCCACGCGGTCGGTGAAGACGTTGACGATCTTCGCATTCCTCAGGACAAGGTCCGCTTTCTCAAGCTTCTGCGCCGCTCTCGAACAGCCGATGTATTTGTCGAGCTTCATAAAACCAACCTCCCTTTCTGATCTCTGGCAGGATCATCGGATCGGCCGATCCGGGAAAGGCCGCTGCCGTACTCCGCCTTTCCCTGTCCTCCATCCGGTCAATTGTCAGACGCTTTTTCTTATCTTACAACTTGTTCGCATAAAGTGCACCTGATTCTCGAATTTTTAAGAAATGCAGACGGTATCCGCCAAAAAAGAAGCTGCCGCACCAGGTTCGGAACGGCGATGCCGTGCGGGCTTCTCCGAAGAGAATCACACGATATAACCACTTCCTCCTCTGATGCGGCAGCCTCCGCCGTATCACTCCATCGTAATCAGTTCGTACGCCCTTGTCCCGAGCCCGATCTTCTCGCCGTGCGCAAGGGTCTCGCGCCACGCGACGTTCGGATTGCTGTTGGTCCAGTGATCGCCGTGGTCATGCCAGTCGGGCTTCGCCAGATTTTCGCCCAGCTGGCTGCTCCGGATCGGCGCGGCCTTCTGACAGAGGTCGACGCACGCCTGATCGAGCGCCACCGGATCAAAGCTCGCGAGCATGCCGACATCCGGCAGGATCGGCGCGTCGTTTTCCGCGTGACAGTCGCAGTTCGGAGACACGTCGGTGATCAGCGTGATGTGGAAGCAGGGACGGTCCGCGCAGACCGCCGCCGTATACTCGGCCATTTTGCAGCCGAGAATGGAGTTTGCGCTGGCATTATCATTCTCGATGGCGTCGAACGCGCAGGCGCCGATGCAGCGGCCGCAGCCTTTGCAGAGAGCGGGGTCGATCCACGCGACGTGCCGGTCCCCGCGCATATGATTGTAGGAAATCGCGTTCGATCCGCACTCCTTCGCGCACCGTCTGCAGCCCCGGCAGGACTCCTCGATCACATGCGGATGCCCCTCGTTGTGCTGCTGCATCTTGCCAGCCCGGCTTCCGCAGCCCATTCCGATATTCTTGATCGTTCCGCCGAATCCGGTCAGCTCATGGCCCTTGAAATGTGTCAGCGAGATGAAGATATCCGCATCCATCACCGCGCGGCCGATGTAAGCTGTCTTGCAGTACTCGCCGTTCGGCACCGGAACCTCAAGGTCATCCGTGCCGCGGAGACCGTCCGCGATCAGAATCTGACATCCGGTCGTAACGGGATTGAATCCGTTGATATTCGCGCAGTCCAGATGCTCAAGCGCGTGCTTGCGGGAACCGGGATAGAGCGTGTTGCAGTCCGTGAGGAACGGCATACCGCCCTGCTCCTTCACCACGTCCGCCACAGCCCGGGCGTAATTCGGACGGAGATAAGCGAGATTGCCCAGCTCCCCGAAATGCATCTTGATCGCCACGAACTTGCCGTCCATATCGATGGTCCCAATGCCTGCCTTCCGGATCAGTTTCTGCAGCTTCTTCGTCACCGGGACGTCGATCTTCGTGCGAAAATCCGTGAAATACACCTTCGCCTTGTCCATGCATTGCCTCCTTTATTTTGATGCAGGTCATGAGCGGGCGGAACGGTCCGTCCGGCGCCCTGTATCTTGCTCCGCTGCGCGGAGGCGTGGCTTCCCTTCCAGCTTGCGCCAGGGACTGTCAGGCCATGCCGTGCGCGGGGAAATTCTGTCGCTGTCCGGCCTCTCCTCAGGCTGACGCCGCGTAACGTCACACCTCGCGGAGCGCCGCCACAATCGTCTTCGCCATATAGGCCAGCTTCTCATCGGTCATACCCGGATAGACGCCCACCCAGAAGGCGTCGTTCATGATCCGGTCCGTATTCGTCAGCTCTCCGGAAATGCGGTAGCCCGCGTGCTCAAGGTCGCCCGCCTCATACGCCGCCCGCATCTCGTCGAAGCAGGGATGACGGGTCAGATTGCCCGAGAAAAGCATCCGTGTCTGCACGCCGTGATCCTCAATGAAGCGGACGACCTTTTCCCGGCGGCCGCTCTCCCGTATCACCATCAGATATCCGAACCAGTCCGGATCCGAATGCTCGGTCGCGGCGGGAAGAAGCAGTTCCTTCTCCGCGCCGAGCGCGCGGAGCTGCTCCGTCAGATAGCGGAAGTTGTGGCGTCTCCTCTCCGCAAATCCGTCCAGCTTGTCGAGCTGCGCGCATCCGATCGCCGCCTGCAGATCCGTCGCCTTCAGATTCCATCCGAAGTGAGAGTAGACATATTTGTGGTCATATCCCTTCGGCAGCGTGCCGTACTGGCCGTCGTAGCGGTGTCCGCAGGTATTGTCCCGTCCGGACGGGCAGTAGCAGTCCCGTCCCCAGTCCCGCATCGAGCGGACGATCCGGTGCAGCAGCGGGTTGTTCGTATAGACAGCTCCGCCCTCTCCCATCGTCAGATGATGGGGCGGATAGAAGGAGGACGTCGCGATATCGCCGAAGGTTCCCGTGAAACGGGTTTCTCCGTTCAGAGTGTAAGTGGTGCCGAGCGAATCGCAGTTGTCCTCGACCAGCCAGAGGCCGTGGCGTTCGCAGAAAGCGCGGACCGCGCCGATGTCAAACGGATTGCCGAGCGAATGCGCCAGCATCACCGCCCGGGTCTTCGGGGTGTACGCCTCCTCCAGCTTCGACACGTCCACATTTCCGGTCTCCAGCTTCACATCCACGAAAACCGGCACCGCTCCGTACTGAATCATCGGCGTCACCGTCGTCGGAAAACCGGCGGCCACCGTGATCACCTCGTCGCCCTTCCGGATCCGGCGGTCCCCGAGAAGCGGCGACGTCAGCGCGTGAAACGCGAGCAGATTGGCCGAGGAACCGGAATTGACAACACTCACGAAGCGCACGCCCAGCTTTTCGCCGAACTTCCGCTCAAATTCCTTCGTATAGCGGCCTGTGGTGAGCCAGAACTCCAGCGCCGCGTCCACCAGGTTGGTCATCTCGTGCTCATCGTAGACACGGGACGCGTAGGGAATCCGGTCGCCCTCGTGAAACGGCGCCGGCCGGTTGTGAAACGTCCGGCAGTAGGCCGCGACCTCGTCAAGGATCTGCTTCCGGGCCTCTTCCTCCGTCTTGTTCTCAAACATGGCTGCTTCTCTCCTCTTCTTTGAAAAATGCCCGGATCTGCTCCTCCATACAGGCGGGAACGGACGCCGGGTCACGGATCCACACCTTCGACCAGTCCACCGTGCGCCGGACCGCTTCTGCCACGTTCCATCGCGGCTTCCAGCCGAAAGCGGCCTTCAGCTTCGAGCAGTCCAGCTTCAGATAGTTCGCCTCATGGGGACCGTCCGTCCTCTCCGTGTACCAGGATGAGCCCTCTCCCCAGTCCGCGCAAAACAGATCCGCAAGTTCGCCGGTCGTGATCGCGTCCGCCTCGTCCGGCCCGACGTTGTAGCTCCCCGCGGCATCCGGGCGGACATACTGCTCCGCGGCGATCATCAGGTAGACCGCCAGTGGCTCCAGCACATGCTGATACGGCCGCACCGAGTGAGGATTCCGCACAAGAATACGCCGTCCGGCCGTAACCGCCCGGACGCAGTCCGGGACGATCCGGTCCTCCGCGAAGTCGCCGCCGCCGATGACATTTCCCGCACGGGCCGTCGAAACCGCGACGCCCTGCGCGTCGAAAAACGATTTCCGGTAGCTGTGCGTCACCAGCTCCGAACAGGATTTACTGTTGGAATACGGGTCGTAGCCGTCCAGCGGCTCGTTCTCCCGATAGCCCCAGACCCACTCGCGGTTCTCATAGACCTTGTCCGTCGTCACGTTGAGGAAGGAGCGGACCGTGTCGGACCGCCGGATGCATTCACAGACATTCACCGTCCCCATGACGTTTGTCTCATAGGTGAGCCGCGGCTCCCGGTAGGAGGTCCGGACGATCGGCTGCGCGGCCAGATGGAAGACGATATCCGGCTTCGCGAGATCAAAGGCGGCCTGAAGCGCGTCAGGGTCCCGCACGTCTCCCCGGATGGAGCGGATCCGGTCCCCCACGCCGGAAAGCGTGTAGAGATTCGGCTCCGTCGGCGGATCCAGCGAATATCCGGTCACATCCGCCCCGGCCTGCGCGAGAATTGTCACAAGCCAGCTCCCCTTGAAGCCGGTATGGCCTGTCACCAGGACGCGTTTTCCGCGATACAGATTTCTTTCAGTCATTCCGTTCCTTTCTGTGATCCCTGATTCCGTTTCGGGACATGCAGGCCGCGTTCCGGAAGAATCGGGCCGCCGCCGGATCAAAGGCAGCGTGCTCACCGGCTTCCTGCCTCTGCCGGGCAGTGTGCGGCGTGCTCACCCGTCTCCTGGCCTGGCCGGGCGATGAGCGGCGTGCTCATCCGTTTCCCTCCGTATCCGGACGATAAGCGGCGTGCTCACCACCGCTTCCACGGCGCGTTTCCGGAGGCCCAGAGTGCCTCCAGCTTCTTCTTCTCCCGCTGGGTATCCATGCACTGCCAGAACCCCTCGTGCAGATACCCCATCAGCTGCCCCTCATCCGCCAGCCGCTGCATCGGCTCCTGCTCAAGCACGCAGCTGTCTCCGTCCAGATAGTCAAAAATCGCCGGCTCGAAAACCATAAAGCCGCCGTTGATCAGGTCGCCGTCCCTCCGGTTCTTCTCCCGGAACTGACGGACCCGTCCGTCCGGCGCGCAGTCGATGACTCCCTTCTGCTGTGCGAAGCGGATCATCGTATCCGTGGCGATCCGCCCGTGACTCCGGTGAAACGCCAGCAGAGCGTCCAGATCCACATTGGATACGCCGTCGCCGTAGGTCAGCATAAACGTCTCGTCGCCGACATACTTCTTTACCCGCTTCACGCGGCCGCCGGTCATCGTGTCAAGGCCCGTATCCACGATGGTGACCGTCCAGTTCTCCGAGTGACCGTCCAGCACCTTCATCTCATTCGTCTCGAGATTGAAGGAGACGTCGGAGTTGTGCAGAAAATAGTCCGCGAAGAACTCCTTGATGACATACTGCTTGTAGCCGCCCAGAATGATGAAATCGCGGTAGCCGAATGAAGAATAGTACTTCATGATATGCCAGAGGATCGGCTTCCCGCCGATCTCGATCATCGGCTTCGGCTTATACTGGGATTCCTCCGAGATACGGGTTCCGTAGCCGCCCGCCAGAATCAGAACCTTCATACGCCCGTCCTTCCTGCCGGCTCCGCCGACATCGCACATTTCCCGTGTTCGTTCCCGCCTGATCCGCGCTTTTTCCGGCGGCAGGGCCGTCTTCCCGCTTTGTTCCGTCATTGCCTCAGATCAAACAGCCGCAGCGCGTTCTCAAAGGTCGCGCGTTCCACTTCGGCCTCCGGGACCCCCTTGATCTCCGCGACGGCCTGCGCCACCAGCGGAAGGTAAGCGGACGTATTGCGCCCGCCTTTGTGCGGCTCGGGAGCCAGATACGGCGCGTCCGTCTCCAGCACGAAGCAGGAGAGCGGAAGATGCTCCACCACACGCTTCAGCTTCTTTGATCCCTGATAGGTCAGCACGCCGCCGACGCCCAGAAGAAAGCCCAGCGAAGTATAGATCTTCGCCTGCTCAAGCGACCCCGAATAGCTGTGAATGACGCCCGGCACCCGGCTGCCCGCGGCCAGCGCGGCCGCGAAGGCCGGATTCTCCGCCGCGCAGACGGAGGAATCGCCGTACATCGCCTCGATCACGCTCAGTGTGTCGGCGGCTGCATTTCTCGAATGAACGAGGATCGGCTTTCCGAAAGCCATCGCGAGACGGATCTGCTCCCGGAAGCACCGGATCTGCACGTCGTGAGGCTGGATGTCCCAGTGGTAGTCAAGCCCGATCTCACCCACCGCGGCGATCTTCGGATCCTTCAGATCCTCCCTCATCTCCGCCATCACCGCCGGCGTCAGATCCCCCACCTCGTCGGGATGAAGCCCCACCGCGCCGTACGCGAAATCATGCGAATCCGCGATGGCGCGCACGCGGGCGAGACTGTCCGCCGAGGCGCTCACATCACAGATCCGCGTGACGCCGGCCGCCGGAAGACCCGCGAGCACCTCCTCCCGGTCGGCGTCAAACTGGCTGTCGTCATAGTGCGCATGCGTGTCGAAGATCATGGATTCACCCGATCTCCGATCCGCCCGGCACCGTCTCCGGATCCGACGGTGTCATCAGAGACAGCGTGCCGTCCGGCGCCTCCGCGCAGAGAATCATCCCCTCGGACTCAAGGCCCGCCATCTTCCGCGGGGCAAGGTTCGTGATCACCATCACCTTCCGGCCTTTCATCATCTCCGGCGTGTACTGCGGACGAAGCCCCGACAGAATCTGCACGGTCCGGTCGCCGAGATCCACCTGGCTGACCAGCAGCTTCTTTGACTTCTTCACCGCCTCGCAGGTAACGATCTCGCCCACGCGGAACTCGCACTTCGCGAAATCATCGTAAGTGCAGACCGGCTTGTGGGCGAGCGCCGGCTTTGGCGCCTCCGCCGCTTCCTTCGCGGCCGCTTCGGCCTTTTCCTTCGCCTCGGCCTCGGCCAGAGACGGCAGACCCGCCGCCTTCCGCTGCGCGTCGATCTTCGCCATCACATCCTCCATCTTCAGCCGCTGGAAGAGGATCTCCGGCGTCTCCGTCACCCGGTTCTCCGCCGGGTAGTTCCCGGTGCGGGAAAGATTCTCAAACGGAACCGGCTCCGCGTGAATCTGGTCGAGGATCCGGGCGCTTGTCTCCGGCATATAGGCTTCAAGCAGCGTCGCGCCGGTCTGAATGCTGTCCAGCAGGTTGTAGAGCACGGT harbors:
- the rfbF gene encoding glucose-1-phosphate cytidylyltransferase, which gives rise to MKVLILAGGYGTRISEESQYKPKPMIEIGGKPILWHIMKYYSSFGYRDFIILGGYKQYVIKEFFADYFLHNSDVSFNLETNEMKVLDGHSENWTVTIVDTGLDTMTGGRVKRVKKYVGDETFMLTYGDGVSNVDLDALLAFHRSHGRIATDTMIRFAQQKGVIDCAPDGRVRQFREKNRRDGDLINGGFMVFEPAIFDYLDGDSCVLEQEPMQRLADEGQLMGYLHEGFWQCMDTQREKKKLEALWASGNAPWKRW
- the rfbG gene encoding CDP-glucose 4,6-dehydratase, giving the protein MTERNLYRGKRVLVTGHTGFKGSWLVTILAQAGADVTGYSLDPPTEPNLYTLSGVGDRIRSIRGDVRDPDALQAAFDLAKPDIVFHLAAQPIVRTSYREPRLTYETNVMGTVNVCECIRRSDTVRSFLNVTTDKVYENREWVWGYRENEPLDGYDPYSNSKSCSELVTHSYRKSFFDAQGVAVSTARAGNVIGGGDFAEDRIVPDCVRAVTAGRRILVRNPHSVRPYQHVLEPLAVYLMIAAEQYVRPDAAGSYNVGPDEADAITTGELADLFCADWGEGSSWYTERTDGPHEANYLKLDCSKLKAAFGWKPRWNVAEAVRRTVDWSKVWIRDPASVPACMEEQIRAFFKEEERSSHV
- the ade gene encoding adenine deaminase; this translates as MKLDKYIGCSRAAQKLEKADLVLRNAKIVNVFTDRVEEGNVAITNGMIVGIGDYEGKEEIDLYGQYLTSGFIDAHLHLESTMVNPQVLIAKAAQHGTTTFMVDPHEAANVSGTDGIDYLLEQTKDSPAHVYVMMASCVPATAIDDNGFILTAGKMAPYLKNRRVLGLGEVMDCMSVINGDPAMNEKIELFDGKVKDGHAPGLTDEQMAAYVMAGITTDHEGTTYEYVMKERSMGMTCHIREGSAARNLEMIVKGIVENNTNTEGFCFCTDDKHIEDIGREGDIDHNVRKAVSMGISPIAAVKMATIQPARCYGLRRTGAVAPGYDADLVVWDSIKEFNAQMVFYKGHRIDDMLKVRPKPCPPQLLDTVHLGVIDPEKLKIRADGGMFPVIRMIPGQILTEREDLVLPAGPDGLFAPDGELDKIAAFERHKATGKIGAGVVRGFGLKNGAIASSVSHDSHNIIAIGSSDEDILTAVRELERVHGGYTIVENGEVFDTLELPIMGLISDKSYSYVDRKVRRMTAKAHRMGVPKDMEPFVTLSFMALPVIPEIRCTPRGVYSVTEGKIIR
- a CDS encoding DUF362 domain-containing protein, which gives rise to MDKAKVYFTDFRTKIDVPVTKKLQKLIRKAGIGTIDMDGKFVAIKMHFGELGNLAYLRPNYARAVADVVKEQGGMPFLTDCNTLYPGSRKHALEHLDCANINGFNPVTTGCQILIADGLRGTDDLEVPVPNGEYCKTAYIGRAVMDADIFISLTHFKGHELTGFGGTIKNIGMGCGSRAGKMQQHNEGHPHVIEESCRGCRRCAKECGSNAISYNHMRGDRHVAWIDPALCKGCGRCIGACAFDAIENDNASANSILGCKMAEYTAAVCADRPCFHITLITDVSPNCDCHAENDAPILPDVGMLASFDPVALDQACVDLCQKAAPIRSSQLGENLAKPDWHDHGDHWTNSNPNVAWRETLAHGEKIGLGTRAYELITME
- the rfbH gene encoding lipopolysaccharide biosynthesis protein RfbH, whose product is MFENKTEEEARKQILDEVAAYCRTFHNRPAPFHEGDRIPYASRVYDEHEMTNLVDAALEFWLTTGRYTKEFERKFGEKLGVRFVSVVNSGSSANLLAFHALTSPLLGDRRIRKGDEVITVAAGFPTTVTPMIQYGAVPVFVDVKLETGNVDVSKLEEAYTPKTRAVMLAHSLGNPFDIGAVRAFCERHGLWLVEDNCDSLGTTYTLNGETRFTGTFGDIATSSFYPPHHLTMGEGGAVYTNNPLLHRIVRSMRDWGRDCYCPSGRDNTCGHRYDGQYGTLPKGYDHKYVYSHFGWNLKATDLQAAIGCAQLDKLDGFAERRRHNFRYLTEQLRALGAEKELLLPAATEHSDPDWFGYLMVIRESGRREKVVRFIEDHGVQTRMLFSGNLTRHPCFDEMRAAYEAGDLEHAGYRISGELTNTDRIMNDAFWVGVYPGMTDEKLAYMAKTIVAALREV
- a CDS encoding TatD family hydrolase, which gives rise to MIFDTHAHYDDSQFDADREEVLAGLPAAGVTRICDVSASADSLARVRAIADSHDFAYGAVGLHPDEVGDLTPAVMAEMREDLKDPKIAAVGEIGLDYHWDIQPHDVQIRCFREQIRLAMAFGKPILVHSRNAAADTLSVIEAMYGDSSVCAAENPAFAAALAAGSRVPGVIHSYSGSLEQAKIYTSLGFLLGVGGVLTYQGSKKLKRVVEHLPLSCFVLETDAPYLAPEPHKGGRNTSAYLPLVAQAVAEIKGVPEAEVERATFENALRLFDLRQ